The nucleotide sequence AGATGAATCAAGTAACAATTTCGATGTTTCAACCGATTATCAATTATCCGATACCTTACTTGGTCAGTACAAACATATGGTAAACAATCAAGGTTTACTCGTAGAAGAAGAATGTATCCTCAAGAAAGATGAGATATCCGAATTGAATAAAGTATTCAACTTTCCATCTAACTTCCAAGTGAATGTCGCTCCATTTATTACACCTGAAGGTAATTCTGTATCATCCAACTTCAAAAACAATGATACTGACTTGTTGATTGTCGAAAAGAGAATCAACGATAGCTTGAAACCTTtgattctcttttttttataaattttttgatatttattaacaattagaataaaaaatatatataaaaaataaataaaataaaagaatgaTTTACAtactaaattttaattctacGATAAGTCTTAACaaatattgtttaatattatataaaatttttgttttaaataatgcgttttattaaaaaaaaaaaaaaaaaaaaacatatgaaaagtgaaaattttttcaaaaaaaaaaaaaactttttttcgAAACAACTCGGCTTATTCCCAAATAACtccatcttttttaaaaataactttatttattcagaattaattcaattattcacTGATAGGTCCATTGTagtatttcattttaattttaaatcttataatttttttttttttttcattattttttttcacttgAAAAGGTGTAAATATAGAAGTAGAAGATATTGTATTATTGATTGAAAATTGAACCACTTTTAAGTACAATGTCCAGGAACTATtatgaatattattaatatcagtCATATCAAGCTCTGGATTTTCAGAGGTTTGGCTTGTAATAAAGTTTTACGTAAAGCGTTTGCTAAGACTCTAACTTATATCTCTGCTTGACCGTCGCCTGATGATGATAGGGTAAGCATGTGTGATGTttgaca is from Dictyostelium discoideum AX4 chromosome Un chrUn_00016, whole genome shotgun sequence and encodes:
- a CDS encoding hypothetical protein (Slime mold (D.discoideum) transposon DIRS-1, complete, clone SB41) translates to TFDLRMKSMEDQINNLSLAFTRFMKEPMFYSNKNSRSQPSHDNSDTENEQSEDESSNNFDVSTDYQLSDTLLGQYKHMVNNQGLLVEEECILKKDEISELNKVFNFPSNFQVNVAPFITPEE